Proteins found in one Streptococcus criceti HS-6 genomic segment:
- a CDS encoding type II toxin-antitoxin system RelE/ParE family toxin produces MTSHKRYTVSLSDAAKQDLKAIHEYIVLNFYSQQSADGKIDLILSALEILETFPEACPRVASRGYGELTDDGKSYRYMPIENYLAFYYIEEHNVYISRIMNSKQNWAKLFNK; encoded by the coding sequence TTGACTAGTCATAAACGTTACACTGTTTCCTTATCTGATGCGGCTAAACAGGATTTAAAAGCTATTCATGAGTACATTGTTCTCAACTTTTATAGCCAACAATCTGCTGATGGTAAAATTGATTTAATTTTATCAGCTTTAGAAATCTTAGAAACCTTCCCTGAAGCCTGTCCTCGTGTGGCGAGCCGTGGTTATGGTGAATTAACTGATGATGGCAAAAGTTACCGCTACATGCCAATTGAGAATTATTTAGCTTTTTACTACATTGAGGAGCACAATGTTTATATTTCTCGTATCATGAATTCAAAGCAAAACTGGGCAAAATTATTTAATAAGTAA